The sequence ATGACGAGATACCTGTGTGTGAAGGCGGTGAGAGAGACTGAATGTACCTCTCTCACGGGAACTGCAATAATCAATCATGATTacttatgattattattatgattgatTACTGCAGGATATTAGATATTATGATTGTAAAGGTATTTATCGTTTTGTTCATTTCTGCTTCCATCGGGCTCCGGGAGCCCCGAGCTTCCACCTGCGATCTTCCATCACCCCCCCCACACCTGTGCTAACGAGCATGGCCTTAACGAGCGGGTATTTAACGAGCAGGGCCTTAACGAGCGGGTACTTAGCGAGCAGGGCCTTAACGAGCGGGTATTTAACGAGCAGGGCCTTAACGAGCGGGTACTTAGCGAGCAGGGCCTTAACGAGCGGGTACTTAGCGAGCAGGGCCTTAACGAGCGGGTACTTAGCGAGCTGGGCCTTAACGAGCGGGTACTTAGCGAGCAGGGCCTTAACGAGCGGGTACTTAGCGAGCAGGGCCTTAACGAGCGGGTACTTAGCGAGCAGGGCCTTAACGAGCGGGTACTTAGCGAGCAGGGCCTTAACGAGCGGGTACTTAGCGAGCAGGGCCTTAACGAGCAGGTACTTAGCGAGCAGGGCCTTAACGAGCAGGTACTTAGCGAGCAGGGCCTTAACGAGCAGGTACTTAGCGAGCAGGGCCTTAACGAGCGGGTACTTTAGCGAGCTGGGCCTTAACGAGCGGGTACTTAGCGAGCAGGGCCTTAACGAGCGGGTACTTAGCGAGCAGGGCCTTAACGAGCAGGTACTTAGCGAGCAGGGCCTTAACGAGCGGGTACTTTAGCGAGCTGGGCCTTAACGAGCAGGGCCTTAACGAGCTGGCTGCGGCCTCGTTAGTTCAGATGAAGAAGAGAGGGAGAACATGCCGGTGTTTCGGTCCTGAAACATggttaaatatataataaaccTACGGAGGCCCAGGAGGGACAACAGGACGCGAATGACCTGTCATCAATGAGTCGAGACCTGAAAGTGAACATCTTTTTAAATATTCGTGAGTGATGACAGCTTCCTGTTTGTCTCCTCTGGGCCTCCGTACCTCAGGTGGTGTTAACGAGGAACTCGCTTTATAacatgacccccccccccaccttcagTACATCATGGATTCAGTTCTGCATGAAgatgctcttcctcctcctcctcctcctcctcctcctcctcctcctcctcctcctcctcctcccccccccccccccccctctcagtgTTTACCTGTACAGGTGTTTCTGCATGAGATTTGActttgtgtttcctgtttcgGCTCTGCTTCGTTTTGCCGCCATTTTGTTATTCGGGCTCCTCCCGGTGACTCGGGACTTGTTAGCGTTGTTAGCATTTCCCACCGGGATTAATGGTGTGTGCTAGCAGCGAGCTAACGAGGTGTTTGAGCTAATATTACTATAACTCTAAATATATAAAGCTTCTTAGTGTTATAGCTCTTATTATTATGGTGTGCATTAAAGCTACTGTCCCCGCGGCGCCGTTAGCTCGGGGTGTTCCAGCCGTTAGCTAGGTGGCGCCGCGGAGCTACCGCTGTGTTGCTAAGCTAACTCTGAGTTTTGTAATCTTCGgggtgtttcagtgtttttgcTCAAATAACTTGCGGTGTTATTCTAACGAGCGAAACCTGTTAGCATTGTTAGCTTAGCCGGTCCTCAGGTTTTTTTAACAAGCTAACGTGCTAATGTATGGCTAACAGCATGCAGTGGTTACTGTCAGGGATGctaacaatgctaacagtgctaacgaGCCGTTTCACAGGAAATTAGAAACTGACTTCTTCAGACTGAAAAAAAACCTTTTACTAGTTTATCTTATTATCTTTATTAATGTTATCTAAACTCTCCCTGAAACGTCTCCACTGGGctgctttgtttacttcctgaacacagtgacatcactaaataacactcctattggctagcgctccaacacattgtaagtgataggcttaggggcgggacatctctaatctggttgaccaatcacaacagagacagccagctaaccaatcagcgcagactgggctctggtttcagacagagggtgaaaagaggtgctgcagcacaagcaatatgagaaaaataaagagctttctgaacattaaagcatggagacgagTCCCAGGAGAGGCAGACAGGGATATTATTTATTATGGTTTGATGTTACAGGTGTGTGACCTGACgtgatttctgccggccgtctttcctttctcctgtaatatgacttgatcgctttaaactccgcacgctgagctctgattggtcagcaggcggtgctttcactgggTTGAGCCCTGAGCCTGCagcctaacctgctccggagcacagactaggttccagcatcagttaccatggagatctagcccgctaaaaagagaaccagcttcgtaggaccggaaacccagagtcaCCCTGAAGTTAGCGCTAAGAGAACatccggcttcgtagtgcaGGCCTCTGGTGTTACAGGTGTGTTACCTTTCAGTCTGAAGCTCAGCTCTGATTTCCCGCTCTGCAGAATAACAATCAGCTTTTATACCACCATGGATATTTTACTCTATTAACTAATGCTgcatgctctgtgtgtgtgtgtgtgtgtgtgtgtgtgtgtgtgtgtgtgtgtgtgtgtgtgtgtgtgtgtgtgtgtgtgtgtgtgtgtgtgtgtgtgtgtgtgtgtgtgtgtgtgtgtgtgagagagtgtgtgtgtgagagtgtgtgtgtgtgagagagagtgtttttaatcttttttgtagtttttggaGTATTTCTTCTGAACCGTGTTTAAAGTGTTTCTGTAAATAAACTGAGGTGTTCACACGCTGTCTTCTGATTGGTCCGTGTATCTCTACTGCAGTAACTGTGTTCACACGCTGTCTTCTGATTGGTCCGTGTATCTCTACTGCAGTAACTGTGTTCACACGCTGTCTTCTGACTGTGTTCATTATACTCATTATACTTCtttagatatataaagtatagaATATATGAAACATATAAATACATAGCCTGATATTTTATATCAAGGTTTCCCACACAGAGACTATACCTGGGTATCAGTTACAACagagaccactagggggcagccTCTCTATCAGTTACAACagagaccactagggggcagcctctccatcagttacaacagagaccactagggggcagccTCTCCATCAGTTATAACagagaccactagggggcagcctctccatcagttacaacagagaccactagggggcagcctctccatcagttacaacagagaccactagggggcagcctctccatcagttacaacagagaccactagggggcagccTCTCTCTCAGTTACAACagagaccactagggggcagcctctccatcagttacaacagagaccactagggggcagcctctccatcagttacaacagagaccactagggggcagcctctccatcagttacaacagagaccactagggggcagccTCTCTATCAGTTACAACagagaccactagggggcagcctctccatcagttacaacagagaccactagggggcagcctctccatcagttacaacagagaccactagggggcagcctctccatcagttacaacagagaccactagggggcagcctctccatcagttacaacagagaccactagggggcagcctctccatcagttacaacagagaccactagggggcagcctctccatcagttacaacagagaccactagggggcagcctctccatcagttacaacagagaccactagggggcagcctctccatcagttacaacagagaccactagggggcagccTCTCTCTCAGTTACAACagagaccactagggggcagcctctccatcagttacaacagagaccactagggggcagcctctccatcagttacaacagagaccactagggggcagccTCTCTATCAGTTACAACagagaccactagggggcagcctctccatcagttacaacagagaccactagggggcagcctctccatcagttacaacagagaccactagggggcagcctctccatcagttacaacagagaccactagggggcagccTCTCTCTCAGTTACAACagagaccactagggggcagcctctccatcagttacaacagagaccactagggggcagccTCTCTCTCAGTTACAACagagaccactagggggcagcctctccatcagttacaacagagaccactagggggcagcctctccatcagttacaacagagaccactagggggcagcctctccatcagttacaacagagaccactagggggcagccTCTCTATCAGTTACAACagagaccactagggggcagccTCAATTAGGAGCATGCTCACATCTCACGatgttggtctgaagagctgaagcattcatgCACAATGGATAAATCCGGTGTTGTCTCGTTCTACatcctgtgagaaaatgatCTACGTTTAGCGTTAACAACTCTACATACTATTCCTGAGGAAGATctgaataatcaacagatttgaatggaatctctaacatttccatgtagaataaagacaaaagagtgattatacaaattacatttattgaaatttgaaccagaagatgaagtctcaaagaacgttttaaataaaaaggacataaaaccaaaaggtggataataataaaatctattacatgtatatgtaaagacatttggtcaaatgaaatgacactgagccaGTGACAACAGCAAGGCCAGCGTGGATGGAGCTGGTGCAGGTctttcttcatgccccccctcTGTGCTGTCCCCTCCGTGCTGTCCCCTCCGTGCTGTCCCCTCAGTGCTGTCCCCTCcgtgctgtcccctcagaggaagagggaacacgGGATAAGACTCTGGACGCCATGCTGTCTCAATGATCAGCACTGTTCatatgagaggaaaataaatgtgttaggaaatgaaaaataaaagaccactagggggcagccTCTCTATCAGTTACAACagagaccactagggggcagccTCTCTATCAGTTACAACagagaccactagggggcagccTCTCCATCAGTTATAACagagaccactagggggcagccTCCATCAGTTACAACAGAGACCATTAGGGGCAGCCTCTCCATCAGTTACAACagagaccactagggggcagcctctccatcagttacaacagagaccactagggggcagccTCTCTATCAGTTACAACagagaccactagggggcagccTCTCCATCAGTTACAACAGAGACCATTAGGGGGCAGCCTCTCCATCAGTTACAACAGAGACCACTAGGAGGCAGCCTCTCCATCAGTTACAACagagaccactagggggcagcctctccatcagttacaacagagaccactagggggcagccTCTCTATCAGTTACAACagagaccactagggggcagccTCTCCATCAGTTACAACAGAGACCATTAGGGGGCAGCCTCTCCATCAGTTACAACagagaccactagggggcagcctctccatcagttacaacagagaccactagggggcagcctctccatcagttacaacagagaccactagggggcagcctctccatcagttacaacagagaccactagggggcagcctctccatcagttacaacagagaccactagggggcagcctctccatcagttacaacagagaccactagggggcagcctctccatcagttacaacagagaccactagggggcagccTCTCTATCAGTTACAACagagaccactagggggcagccTCAATTAGGAGCATGCTCACATCTCACGatgttggtctgaagagctgaagcattcatgCACAATGGATAAATCCGGTGTTGTCTCGTTCTACatcctgtgagaaaatgatCTACGTTTAGCGTTAACAACTCTACATACTATTCCTGAGGAAGATctgaataatcaacagatttgaatggaatctctaacatttccatgtagaataaagacaaaagagtgattatacaaattacatttattgaaatttgaaccagaagatgaagtctcaaagaacgttttaaataaaaaggacataaaaccaaaaggtggataataataaaatctattacatgtatatgtaaagacatttggtcaaatgaaatgacactgagccaGTGACAACAGCAAGGCCAGCGTGGATGGAGCTGGTGCAGGTctttcttcatgccccccctcTGTGCTGTCCCCTCCGTGCTGTCCCCTCCGTGCTGTCCCCTCAGTGCTGTCCCCTCcgtgctgtcccctcagaggaagagggaacacgGGATAAGACTCTGGACGCCATGCTGTCTCAATGATCAGCACTGTTCatatgagaggaaaataaatgtgttaggaaatgaaaaataaaagaccactagggggcagccTCTCTATCAGTTACAACagagaccactagggggcagccTCTCTATCAGTTACAACagagaccactagggggcagccTCTCCATCAGTTATAACagagaccactagggggcagccTCCATCAGTTACAACAGAGACCATTAGGGGCAGCCT is a genomic window of Pseudochaenichthys georgianus unplaced genomic scaffold, fPseGeo1.2 scaffold_1294_arrow_ctg1, whole genome shotgun sequence containing:
- the LOC139433214 gene encoding uncharacterized protein; the protein is MAAKRSRAETGNTKSNLMQKHLYRPSSLKYPLVKALLAKYLLVKALLAKYLLVKALLAKYLLVKALLAKYPLVKALLAKYPLVKALLAKYPLVKALLAKYPLVKALLAKYPLVKAQLAKYPLVKALLAKYPLVKALLAKYPLVKALLVKYPLVKALLAKYPLVKALLVKYPLVKAMLVSTGVGGVMEDRRWKLGAPGARWKQK